The proteins below are encoded in one region of Streptomyces marianii:
- a CDS encoding histidine triad nucleotide-binding protein, with amino-acid sequence MAGEPQADCLFCKIVAGEVPATVVRETETTVAFRDINPQAPTHVLVIPKVHYPDAATLAEAEPGIAADILREAAEVAAMDKVDTSGFRIVFNTGTGAGQTVFHTHAHVLGGRGLEWPPG; translated from the coding sequence ATGGCGGGAGAACCGCAAGCCGACTGCCTGTTCTGCAAGATCGTGGCGGGGGAGGTGCCGGCCACCGTCGTCCGCGAGACGGAGACGACGGTCGCCTTCCGGGACATCAATCCGCAGGCGCCGACGCACGTGCTGGTGATCCCCAAGGTCCACTACCCGGATGCCGCCACGCTGGCCGAGGCCGAGCCGGGCATCGCCGCCGACATACTGCGCGAGGCCGCCGAGGTCGCCGCGATGGACAAGGTCGACACCTCCGGCTTCCGCATCGTCTTCAACACCGGCACCGGTGCCGGCCAGACCGTTTTCCACACCCACGCCCACGTCCTCGGCGGCCGCGGGCTCGAATGGCCGCCCGGGTAG
- a CDS encoding ribonuclease Z — MSVRELVVLGTASQVPTRHRNHNGYLLRWDGEGILFDPGEGTQRQMLRAGVAAHDINRICVTHFHGDHSLGLAGVIQRINLDQVPHPVTAHYPASGQRFFERLRHATAYRETVPLAEAPVADGGVLAATPSYTLEARRLDHPVESFGYRLTEPDGRRMLPERLAAHRIKGPDVGRIQREGALGGVALEDVSEVRRGQRFAFVMDTRLCDGAHELAEGCDMLVIESTFLDEDVALAGDHGHLTAGQAARVARDAGVRHLVLTHFSQRYSEPDEFERQARAAGFEGELSVAQDLVRVPVPKRAA; from the coding sequence TTGTCCGTACGCGAACTGGTCGTGCTCGGCACGGCCAGCCAGGTCCCCACCCGGCACCGCAACCACAACGGCTATCTGCTGCGCTGGGACGGCGAGGGCATCCTCTTCGACCCGGGCGAGGGCACCCAGCGGCAGATGCTGAGGGCCGGGGTCGCGGCTCACGACATCAACCGGATCTGCGTCACCCACTTCCACGGCGACCACTCCCTCGGCCTCGCGGGGGTGATCCAGCGCATCAACCTGGACCAGGTGCCGCACCCGGTCACGGCGCACTACCCGGCGAGCGGGCAGCGGTTCTTCGAACGGCTCCGCCACGCGACGGCCTACCGCGAGACGGTACCGCTCGCGGAGGCTCCGGTCGCCGACGGCGGAGTGCTGGCCGCCACGCCCTCGTACACGCTGGAGGCGCGCCGCCTCGACCATCCCGTCGAGTCCTTCGGCTACCGGCTGACCGAGCCCGACGGCCGCCGCATGCTGCCCGAGCGCCTCGCCGCGCACCGCATCAAGGGGCCCGACGTGGGCCGCATCCAGCGGGAGGGCGCCCTCGGCGGGGTCGCGCTGGAGGACGTCAGCGAGGTCCGCCGCGGACAGCGGTTCGCGTTCGTCATGGACACCCGGCTCTGCGACGGCGCCCACGAACTGGCCGAGGGCTGCGACATGCTGGTGATCGAGTCGACGTTCCTCGACGAGGACGTCGCGCTGGCCGGCGACCACGGTCATCTCACGGCGGGACAGGCGGCCCGCGTGGCGCGCGATGCGGGCGTACGGCACCTGGTGCTGACACACTTCTCGCAGCGCTACAGCGAACCCGACGAGTTCGAGCGGCAGGCCCGTGCCGCCGGCTTCGAGGGCGAACTGTCCGTGGCCCAGGACCTCGTACGGGTCCCGGTCCCCAAACGCGCGGCCTGA
- a CDS encoding adenosine deaminase, translating to MSLIPKAELHLHIEGTLEPELAFALAERNGVDLPYAGTDALRRAYLFSDLQSFLDLYHGLMAVLHTADDFTELADAYLARAAAQGVRHAEVSFDPQAHTERGIPIGTVIEGLAHALDRAEERYGVSTRLIMCFLRDRSAESAMQTLDAAKPYLHHITGVGLDSAEVGHPPSKFREVYAAAESLGLRKVAHAGEEGPPAYVREALDVLGVERIDHGLRSVEDPELVERLAREQVPLTLCPLSNVRLRAVDTLEDHPLRAMMDAGLLVTVNSDDPSYFGGYVGDTFHAVREALGLSQEQLRELARNSFRAAFLDHDEARRERCLAEVDGYDFDRE from the coding sequence ATGTCACTCATCCCCAAGGCCGAACTGCATCTGCACATCGAGGGCACCCTCGAACCCGAGCTCGCCTTCGCGCTGGCCGAACGCAACGGAGTCGACCTGCCGTACGCCGGCACCGACGCGCTGCGCAGGGCCTATCTCTTCAGCGACCTGCAGTCCTTCCTGGACCTGTACCACGGGCTGATGGCCGTCCTGCACACCGCGGACGACTTCACGGAACTCGCCGACGCGTATCTGGCGCGAGCGGCGGCACAGGGGGTGCGGCACGCCGAGGTCTCCTTCGACCCGCAGGCCCACACGGAACGCGGCATCCCCATCGGCACGGTCATCGAGGGCCTCGCGCACGCGCTGGACCGCGCCGAGGAGCGGTACGGCGTCTCGACCCGGCTGATCATGTGCTTCCTGCGCGACCGGTCGGCGGAGTCCGCGATGCAGACGCTCGACGCAGCGAAGCCCTATCTGCACCACATCACCGGTGTCGGTCTCGACTCGGCCGAAGTGGGGCACCCGCCGTCGAAGTTCCGCGAGGTGTACGCGGCGGCCGAGTCACTCGGCCTGCGGAAGGTCGCCCATGCCGGGGAGGAGGGACCGCCCGCGTACGTGCGCGAGGCGCTCGACGTGCTCGGCGTGGAACGCATCGACCACGGCCTGCGGTCCGTGGAGGACCCCGAGCTGGTCGAGCGGCTTGCCCGCGAGCAGGTCCCGCTCACGCTCTGCCCGCTGTCGAACGTCCGCCTGCGCGCCGTCGACACCCTGGAGGACCATCCGCTGCGGGCCATGATGGACGCCGGCCTGCTCGTCACCGTGAACTCCGACGACCCCTCCTACTTCGGCGGCTACGTCGGCGACACCTTCCACGCGGTGCGCGAGGCGCTCGGGCTGAGTCAGGAGCAGCTGCGGGAACTGGCCCGCAACTCCTTCCGCGCGGCCTTCCTGGACCACGACGAGGCACGCCGCGAACGCTGCCTCGCCGAGGTCGACGGCTACGACTTCGACCGGGAGTGA
- a CDS encoding MFS transporter produces MSSRLRAAWPLVAVFAVGYLASYLLPTLVGRLSAGLGLAPTQAGLVGSVLLLASSSAGFALAARVERFGPRRLARAGLLLAFTGYGAVALTSAVPVAVTGVAVGGLGSGTATAVAAAGIAAQHDPHRVTALGLLSVSATAGALYLTIPRLGGGHALPFAALALAALAAWPATRRLDCPGARVSVPGVQGLPDPRPSRYPLPHRRSGAVLAAAVFCWAMAQNALWGVSGRIGTTQAGLSEVTVGAVFAVALGAGLTGVVVAGTVGARFGRAVPIGAGTALIACCVVVSSSARDLVAFALGEILWNTVYPVVLSYLIGLAASLDTRGRWAVLVGSASSLGVACGPTAGSLLSAHAGYPGMGLVLSAALLVAAVPMTAVALHTSGRRLVPVPLPVPAAVRRRTSAAPAVLAEIPVPAPGVAPAGTAKVLAS; encoded by the coding sequence ATGTCCTCGCGCCTGCGCGCCGCGTGGCCGCTCGTCGCCGTCTTCGCGGTCGGCTACCTCGCCTCCTACCTCCTCCCCACCCTCGTCGGCCGGCTCTCCGCCGGACTCGGCCTCGCCCCCACCCAGGCCGGACTCGTGGGCTCCGTCCTGCTGTTGGCGTCCTCCTCCGCCGGCTTCGCGCTCGCGGCGCGCGTCGAGCGGTTCGGGCCGCGCCGGCTCGCCCGCGCCGGACTGCTCCTCGCCTTCACCGGCTACGGCGCGGTCGCGCTGACGTCCGCGGTGCCCGTGGCCGTCACCGGCGTCGCGGTCGGCGGCCTGGGCTCCGGCACGGCGACCGCGGTCGCCGCCGCGGGCATCGCCGCCCAGCACGATCCCCACCGGGTGACCGCGCTCGGTCTGCTCTCGGTGTCGGCGACCGCGGGCGCCCTGTACCTGACGATCCCGCGGCTCGGCGGCGGCCACGCCCTGCCGTTCGCGGCTCTCGCACTGGCGGCCCTCGCTGCATGGCCCGCGACGCGTCGGCTGGACTGCCCCGGGGCCCGGGTGAGCGTGCCGGGCGTCCAGGGTTTGCCGGACCCCCGCCCCTCCCGGTACCCGCTCCCCCACCGCCGCTCCGGGGCGGTCCTCGCGGCGGCCGTGTTCTGCTGGGCGATGGCGCAGAACGCGCTCTGGGGCGTGAGCGGCCGGATAGGCACCACCCAGGCCGGACTGAGCGAGGTCACCGTCGGCGCGGTCTTCGCCGTGGCGCTGGGCGCGGGGCTCACGGGGGTCGTCGTCGCCGGGACCGTGGGCGCACGGTTCGGGCGGGCGGTTCCGATCGGTGCGGGCACGGCGCTCATCGCCTGCTGCGTCGTGGTCAGTTCGTCCGCGCGCGACCTGGTGGCCTTCGCCCTGGGGGAGATCCTGTGGAACACCGTCTACCCGGTGGTGCTCTCGTACCTGATCGGCCTCGCCGCCTCGCTCGACACCCGCGGGCGGTGGGCCGTCCTCGTCGGCTCCGCGTCGTCGCTGGGCGTGGCGTGCGGCCCGACGGCCGGCAGCCTGCTGTCGGCACACGCCGGCTACCCGGGCATGGGACTCGTCCTCTCCGCGGCCCTGCTGGTCGCGGCGGTACCGATGACCGCGGTCGCCCTGCACACCTCGGGCCGGCGCCTGGTGCCCGTGCCGCTGCCGGTGCCCGCCGCGGTCCGGCGCCGCACCTCGGCGGCACCCGCGGTGCTGGCGGAGATCCCGGTCCCGGCGCCCGGGGTCGCCCCCGCGGGAACGGCGAAGGTCCTGGCCTCCTGA
- a CDS encoding carbohydrate kinase family protein — MITTDGSQQHGTHVDPLSALRTGGDPACDVFLTGTVFLDIIFTGLDTAPVRGTETWARGMGQSPGGVANMATALARLGLRTSLAAAFGDDFYGDYCWDALEQGEGIDLSPSRTVPGWHSPVTVSMAYEGERTMVSHGHEAPLSESAPAAAPRARAAVASLVPGRVEPWIAEAAAHGARIFADVGWDETGRWDLRALHDLGLCEAFLPNAEEAMRYTRTDCPRAAARALAEKVPLAVVTLGADGAYAVDGATGGTAEVPAIGVEALDPTGAGDVFVAGFVTGTLAGWPLADRLAFAGLTAALSVQEFGGSLSAPGWSEVAAWWQYVQGCEDQDPEALERYAFLARLLPAPDRPWPLRRAVPTIGFRRPV; from the coding sequence GTGATCACGACCGACGGATCGCAGCAACACGGCACGCACGTCGATCCGTTGAGCGCCCTGCGCACCGGAGGGGACCCGGCGTGCGACGTGTTCCTCACCGGCACGGTCTTCCTCGACATCATCTTCACCGGCCTGGACACCGCGCCGGTGCGCGGCACCGAGACCTGGGCGCGCGGGATGGGCCAGAGCCCGGGCGGCGTCGCCAACATGGCCACGGCGCTGGCGCGGCTCGGTCTGCGCACCTCCCTCGCCGCGGCCTTCGGCGACGACTTCTACGGCGACTACTGCTGGGACGCCCTGGAGCAGGGAGAGGGCATCGATCTGTCCCCGTCGCGGACCGTGCCCGGCTGGCACTCCCCGGTGACGGTCTCCATGGCGTACGAGGGCGAGCGCACGATGGTCTCGCACGGCCACGAGGCACCGCTCTCGGAGAGCGCCCCCGCGGCGGCGCCCCGGGCGCGGGCCGCGGTGGCCTCCCTCGTGCCCGGCCGTGTCGAGCCCTGGATCGCGGAGGCGGCCGCCCACGGCGCCCGGATCTTCGCCGACGTCGGCTGGGACGAGACCGGCCGCTGGGACCTGCGCGCCCTGCACGACCTGGGACTGTGCGAGGCGTTCCTGCCCAACGCCGAGGAGGCGATGCGCTACACCCGCACCGACTGCCCGCGCGCGGCCGCCCGCGCACTGGCCGAGAAGGTGCCGCTCGCCGTCGTCACGCTCGGCGCGGACGGCGCGTACGCCGTGGACGGTGCCACGGGCGGGACGGCCGAGGTCCCGGCGATCGGCGTGGAGGCGCTGGACCCCACGGGTGCCGGTGACGTCTTCGTGGCGGGCTTCGTCACCGGCACCCTCGCCGGCTGGCCCCTCGCGGACCGGCTCGCCTTCGCCGGACTGACGGCCGCGCTGTCCGTCCAGGAGTTCGGCGGCTCGCTGTCCGCGCCCGGCTGGTCCGAGGTGGCGGCCTGGTGGCAGTACGTCCAGGGCTGCGAGGACCAGGACCCCGAGGCGCTGGAGCGCTACGCCTTCCTGGCCCGGCTCCTCCCCGCCCCCGACCGCCCCTGGCCGCTGCGCCGTGCGGTGCCCACGATCGGCTTCCGGCGTCCGGTCTGA
- a CDS encoding PhoH family protein, with protein MTQTPTDQTLAPGQARAHFTVPAKHPMVTVLGSGDSLLRVIEQAFPTVDIHVRGNVISAVGEERHVALVQRLFDEMMLVLRTGQPMTEDAVERSIAMLREEGGGAAAETPSEVLTQNILSSRGRTIRPKTLNQKRYVDAIDKHTVVFGIGPAGTGKTYLAMAKAVQALQSKQVNRIILTRPAVEAGERLGFLPGTLYEKIDPYLRPLYDALHDMIDPDSIPRLMAAGTIEVAPLAYMRGRTLNDAFIILDEAQNTNPEQMKMFLTRLGFDSKIVITGDVTQVDLPGGTRSGLRQVREILDGVPDVHFSMLTSQDVVRHKLVGRIVDAYEKYDSRNGSNGK; from the coding sequence ATGACTCAGACACCCACAGACCAGACCCTCGCGCCGGGGCAGGCACGAGCCCATTTCACCGTCCCCGCGAAGCACCCGATGGTGACCGTGCTCGGTTCTGGTGATTCCCTGCTGCGCGTGATCGAGCAGGCGTTCCCGACCGTGGACATCCATGTCCGCGGCAATGTGATCAGTGCCGTCGGCGAAGAACGGCACGTCGCACTGGTCCAGCGCCTCTTCGACGAGATGATGCTGGTGCTCCGCACCGGACAGCCGATGACGGAGGACGCCGTGGAACGCTCGATCGCCATGCTTCGCGAGGAAGGCGGAGGAGCGGCGGCCGAGACCCCTTCCGAGGTCCTCACCCAGAACATCCTGTCCAGCCGCGGCCGTACCATCCGCCCCAAGACGCTCAACCAGAAGCGCTACGTCGACGCCATCGACAAGCACACGGTCGTCTTCGGCATCGGCCCCGCCGGTACCGGCAAGACGTACCTGGCGATGGCCAAGGCCGTGCAGGCCCTGCAGTCCAAGCAGGTCAACCGGATCATCCTCACCCGGCCCGCGGTCGAGGCGGGCGAGCGCCTGGGCTTCCTGCCCGGCACGCTCTACGAGAAGATCGACCCGTATCTGCGGCCGCTGTACGACGCCCTGCACGACATGATCGACCCGGACTCGATCCCGCGCCTGATGGCCGCGGGCACGATCGAGGTGGCGCCGCTGGCGTACATGCGCGGCCGTACGCTCAACGACGCGTTCATCATCCTCGACGAGGCGCAGAACACGAATCCGGAGCAGATGAAGATGTTCCTGACGCGTCTCGGCTTCGACTCGAAGATCGTGATCACCGGCGACGTCACCCAGGTCGACCTGCCCGGCGGGACCAGGAGCGGTCTGCGCCAGGTCCGGGAGATCCTGGACGGCGTCCCGGACGTGCACTTCTCCATGCTGACATCGCAGGATGTCGTCCGGCACAAGCTCGTGGGCCGTATCGTCGACGCCTACGAGAAGTACGACAGCCGCAACGGCAGCAACGGGAAGTGA
- the ybeY gene encoding rRNA maturation RNase YbeY yields MSIDVNNESGTEVDEQAILDVARYALARMRIHPLSELSVIVVDTEAMEQLHIQWMDLPGPTDVMSFPMDELRPPVKDAEEPPQGLLGDIVLCPEVAKKQGEEAPTRHSMDEELQLLTVHGVLHLLGYDHEEADERAEMFGLQAAIVDGWRAEKGLTGPSPAPTVS; encoded by the coding sequence ATGTCGATCGACGTCAACAACGAGTCCGGCACCGAGGTCGACGAGCAGGCGATCCTCGACGTCGCCCGCTACGCACTCGCGCGGATGCGCATCCACCCGCTCTCCGAGCTCTCGGTGATCGTTGTGGACACCGAGGCCATGGAGCAGCTGCACATCCAGTGGATGGACCTGCCCGGCCCCACGGATGTCATGTCCTTTCCCATGGACGAGCTGCGTCCGCCCGTCAAGGACGCCGAGGAGCCCCCGCAGGGGCTCCTCGGCGACATCGTGCTCTGCCCCGAGGTGGCGAAGAAGCAGGGCGAGGAAGCGCCGACCCGGCACTCCATGGACGAGGAGCTCCAACTGCTCACCGTCCACGGGGTGCTGCACCTGCTCGGGTACGACCACGAGGAGGCCGACGAGCGCGCGGAGATGTTCGGTCTGCAGGCGGCGATCGTCGACGGCTGGAGGGCGGAGAAGGGCCTGACCGGTCCTTCCCCGGCGCCGACCGTCTCATGA
- a CDS encoding hemolysin family protein, which yields MSAQLVIGAVALVVVAWLAACAEAGIARVSGFRAAEALRSGRRGADRLVQVASDPTRYLNVALLVRIACEMAAGALVTYACLQEFTETWQALAVAIGVMVLVSYVAVGVSPRTIGRQHPLNTATAAAYVLLPLARIMGPIPQLLILIGNALTPGKGFRKGPFASEAELRAMVDLAEQESLIEAEERRMVHSVFELGDTLVREVMVPRTDLVAIERYKTIRQALTLALRSGFSRIPVTGENEDDIVGIVYLKDLVRKTHINRESEAELVSTAMRPAAFVPDTKNAGDLLREMQQERNHVAVVIDEYGGTAGIVTIEDILEEIVGEITDEYDRELPPVQELGDSRYRVTARLDIGDLGELFGLDAYDDEDVETVGGLLAKSLGRVPIAGASAQVELPDGRALRLTAESPAGRRNKIVTVLVEPT from the coding sequence ATGAGCGCCCAACTCGTCATCGGCGCCGTCGCCCTCGTCGTCGTCGCCTGGCTCGCCGCCTGCGCCGAGGCCGGCATCGCCCGTGTCTCCGGCTTCCGCGCCGCCGAGGCGCTGCGCTCCGGGCGGCGCGGCGCCGACCGGCTGGTCCAGGTCGCGTCCGACCCGACGCGCTATCTCAACGTCGCCCTGCTCGTGCGGATCGCCTGCGAGATGGCGGCCGGGGCGCTCGTCACCTACGCGTGTCTTCAGGAGTTCACGGAGACCTGGCAGGCGCTGGCCGTCGCCATCGGTGTGATGGTCCTCGTCTCGTACGTCGCCGTCGGCGTCTCGCCGCGCACCATCGGCCGCCAGCACCCGCTCAACACGGCGACCGCCGCCGCGTACGTCCTGCTGCCGCTCGCCCGGATCATGGGCCCGATCCCGCAGCTGCTGATCCTCATCGGCAACGCGCTGACGCCGGGCAAGGGCTTCCGCAAGGGCCCGTTCGCCAGCGAGGCCGAGCTGCGGGCGATGGTCGACCTCGCCGAGCAGGAGTCGCTGATCGAGGCCGAGGAGCGCAGGATGGTGCACTCCGTCTTCGAACTCGGCGACACCCTGGTGCGGGAGGTGATGGTCCCGCGGACGGACCTCGTCGCCATCGAGCGCTACAAGACCATCCGCCAGGCGCTCACCCTCGCGCTGCGCTCCGGGTTCTCCCGTATCCCCGTCACCGGGGAGAACGAGGACGACATCGTCGGGATCGTGTACCTCAAGGACCTGGTCCGCAAGACGCACATCAACCGGGAGTCGGAGGCCGAGCTGGTCTCCACCGCGATGCGGCCGGCCGCCTTCGTGCCCGACACCAAGAACGCGGGCGATCTGCTGCGCGAGATGCAGCAGGAGCGCAACCACGTCGCCGTCGTCATCGACGAGTACGGAGGCACGGCCGGGATCGTCACCATCGAGGACATCCTGGAGGAGATCGTCGGCGAGATCACCGACGAGTACGACCGGGAGCTGCCGCCCGTGCAGGAGCTCGGCGACTCGCGCTACCGGGTCACCGCCCGGCTCGACATCGGCGACCTCGGTGAGCTGTTCGGACTCGACGCCTACGACGACGAGGACGTGGAGACCGTCGGCGGGCTGCTGGCCAAGTCCCTCGGCCGGGTCCCGATCGCAGGCGCCAGCGCCCAGGTCGAACTCCCGGACGGCCGCGCCCTGCGACTGACCGCCGAGTCCCCCGCCGGCCGGCGGAACAAGATCGTCACCGTGCTGGTGGAGCCGACGTGA
- a CDS encoding MmcQ/YjbR family DNA-binding protein has protein sequence MTPRRLKEFCLEQNAAVEDFPFGPEVSVFKVAGKMFALSDLAATPLKVSLKCDPDDAVRLRAEYPAIVPGYHLNKRHWNTVTVAELPAGTVRELVEDSYDLVVAGLPKAERLRLDRP, from the coding sequence CTGACGCCCCGCCGGCTGAAGGAGTTCTGCCTGGAGCAGAACGCCGCGGTGGAGGACTTCCCCTTCGGTCCCGAGGTCTCGGTCTTCAAGGTCGCCGGGAAGATGTTCGCCCTCTCCGACCTGGCGGCCACCCCGCTGAAGGTGTCGTTGAAGTGCGACCCGGACGACGCCGTCCGGCTGCGCGCCGAGTACCCGGCGATCGTCCCCGGCTACCACCTCAACAAGCGGCACTGGAACACGGTCACGGTGGCGGAGCTCCCGGCGGGTACGGTCCGGGAGCTCGTCGAGGACTCCTACGACCTCGTCGTCGCCGGCCTGCCGAAGGCGGAGCGGCTGCGCCTGGACCGGCCGTGA
- a CDS encoding cytidine/deoxycytidylate deaminase family protein — MTDSSGLDPEDRKIITLARSARARNGVPEGAAVRDETGRTYVAGTVALESLRLSALRTAVAMAVASGATSLEAAAVVADTDTVADADRAAVRDLGGPGTPVLLAGPDGVLRATLTAD; from the coding sequence ATGACTGACAGCTCCGGACTCGATCCCGAAGACCGCAAGATCATCACGCTGGCGCGCAGCGCCCGTGCGCGCAACGGGGTGCCCGAGGGCGCAGCGGTGCGGGACGAGACCGGACGGACGTACGTCGCGGGCACGGTGGCGCTCGAGTCGCTGCGGCTGAGCGCCCTGCGGACGGCCGTCGCCATGGCCGTGGCCAGCGGCGCCACCTCCCTGGAGGCCGCGGCGGTCGTCGCCGACACCGACACGGTCGCCGACGCCGACCGCGCCGCGGTACGGGACCTGGGCGGCCCGGGTACGCCGGTGCTGCTCGCCGGTCCCGACGGCGTGCTCCGAGCGACCCTGACGGCGGACTGA
- a CDS encoding WxL domain-containing protein, whose translation MASLPSTPRRRRWAALLGVSALVATGGGFLAPSAAARVATAQAVDFPTHCVPPPISGIPPIDGTTSAEITVDNAAPKVGDTVTVTYTVTEPAAGNPVDLALPADIMTPTGKVTLGGAQPGSVTVAGPKKNPPVPGKAPFPAFSMTGAFTVTAPGSITLSPGDYNIHTSYIMELDTPCTVTNPPAPVSQTIVATEQPGANERSVQLGTASGKPGDQVTVTGAKFTPLADVTVAGRAGAAETADKMTVKASAAGTFTARLTVADKATTGVVAYEGTAWSDDKGAGPAAYTVVDDTPVPANSQKLTTAVAAGTLSMTQAGDTVQLTSVDFGKGGAATGDLHAVTVKDFRGGPAGWSLTGKVTDFTGPGGKIDAGRLSWTPACATKAGSPSTCAAGSAGAVGTAGATLASTPDGALTGGEFTAGAKVTLDVPAFTAPGAYSGVLTLTLT comes from the coding sequence ATGGCGTCCCTGCCATCCACACCACGAAGACGCCGCTGGGCGGCGCTACTGGGGGTGAGCGCGCTCGTGGCCACCGGCGGCGGGTTCCTCGCGCCCTCCGCCGCGGCCCGGGTCGCGACGGCCCAGGCCGTCGACTTCCCGACCCACTGCGTACCGCCGCCGATATCCGGCATCCCGCCCATCGACGGCACGACCAGCGCCGAGATCACCGTCGACAACGCCGCACCCAAGGTGGGCGACACGGTCACCGTCACCTACACGGTCACCGAGCCCGCCGCCGGCAACCCCGTCGACCTGGCGCTGCCCGCCGACATCATGACCCCGACCGGCAAGGTGACCCTCGGGGGAGCGCAGCCCGGCAGCGTCACCGTCGCCGGCCCGAAGAAGAACCCGCCCGTCCCCGGCAAGGCACCGTTCCCGGCGTTCTCCATGACCGGCGCCTTCACGGTCACCGCGCCCGGCTCGATCACCCTCTCGCCGGGCGACTACAACATCCACACCAGCTACATCATGGAGCTGGACACCCCCTGCACGGTGACGAACCCGCCCGCGCCCGTCTCGCAGACGATCGTCGCCACCGAACAGCCCGGCGCCAACGAACGGTCCGTCCAACTCGGCACCGCCTCCGGCAAGCCGGGCGACCAGGTGACCGTCACCGGCGCGAAGTTCACCCCCCTCGCGGACGTCACCGTCGCGGGCCGCGCCGGCGCTGCCGAGACCGCGGACAAGATGACCGTGAAGGCGAGCGCGGCGGGTACCTTCACCGCCCGGCTCACGGTCGCCGACAAGGCCACCACCGGAGTCGTGGCCTACGAGGGCACCGCGTGGAGTGACGACAAGGGCGCGGGCCCCGCGGCGTACACCGTCGTCGACGACACCCCCGTACCCGCGAACAGCCAGAAGCTCACCACGGCCGTCGCGGCCGGCACCCTGTCCATGACCCAGGCCGGTGACACCGTCCAGCTGACCTCCGTCGACTTCGGCAAGGGCGGCGCCGCCACCGGCGACCTCCACGCGGTGACCGTCAAGGACTTCCGCGGCGGTCCCGCGGGCTGGTCCCTGACCGGCAAGGTCACCGACTTCACCGGTCCCGGCGGGAAGATCGACGCCGGCCGGCTGAGCTGGACCCCGGCCTGCGCCACCAAGGCCGGCAGCCCCAGCACCTGCGCGGCGGGCTCCGCGGGCGCCGTCGGCACCGCCGGCGCCACCCTGGCGTCCACCCCCGACGGGGCGCTCACCGGCGGTGAGTTCACCGCGGGCGCGAAGGTGACGCTGGACGTGCCGGCGTTCACCGCACCCGGCGCCTACTCCGGCGTGCTGACCCTCACCCTCACCTGA
- a CDS encoding COG1470 family protein: MRRPPAPLPPPLARLATLLVPFLALAALLCAVPSAHAADNGEWSVEPTASGPARRPYFYLSADPGTRLTDSVTVTNKTAAPLTFLLYGADAYNTERDGGFAVRTRQERQRGVGAWAKPDRARVTVPARSAVTVPYTLTVPEDAEPGDHPGALVALDERVAAGSGGAVAVGIQRAVGARVYLRVNGPAMPALSVEDVRYVPDKPLVPGTGDSSALVSYTLHNRGNVTLAPKVALRAEGLFGRTLLARDLDGVPGELLPRQRIRFTTSWAGAPQLDWGEVTLTASAHGARGSGAASFLAVPWLAAAVLFAAGAGALVWVRARRRSVRAG; encoded by the coding sequence GTGCGAAGACCGCCCGCACCCCTCCCGCCGCCGCTCGCGAGGCTCGCGACGCTCCTCGTCCCCTTCCTCGCGCTGGCGGCACTGCTGTGCGCCGTCCCGTCCGCGCACGCCGCCGACAACGGCGAGTGGTCCGTGGAGCCCACGGCCTCCGGCCCCGCCCGCCGACCGTACTTCTACCTCTCCGCCGACCCCGGCACGAGGCTCACCGACAGCGTCACCGTGACCAACAAGACCGCCGCCCCGCTGACGTTCCTGCTGTACGGGGCGGACGCCTACAACACCGAACGGGACGGCGGCTTCGCCGTGCGCACCCGCCAGGAGAGGCAGCGCGGCGTCGGTGCCTGGGCGAAGCCGGACCGGGCCCGGGTGACCGTGCCAGCCCGCTCCGCCGTCACCGTCCCGTACACCCTCACCGTCCCCGAGGACGCGGAGCCCGGCGACCACCCCGGCGCGCTGGTCGCCCTGGACGAACGCGTCGCCGCCGGGTCGGGGGGAGCGGTGGCCGTCGGCATCCAGCGGGCGGTCGGCGCCCGCGTCTACCTGCGGGTGAACGGACCGGCCATGCCCGCTCTCTCCGTCGAGGACGTCCGCTACGTGCCGGACAAACCCCTCGTGCCGGGCACCGGCGACAGCAGCGCCCTGGTCTCGTACACCCTGCACAACCGCGGCAACGTCACCCTCGCCCCGAAGGTCGCCCTCCGCGCCGAGGGCCTCTTCGGCCGCACCCTGCTGGCCCGGGACCTGGACGGCGTCCCCGGCGAACTGCTTCCCCGGCAGCGGATCCGGTTCACCACCAGCTGGGCCGGGGCCCCGCAGCTCGACTGGGGCGAGGTGACCCTCACGGCGAGCGCACACGGCGCCCGCGGATCCGGAGCGGCGTCCTTCCTCGCCGTCCCCTGGCTGGCCGCGGCCGTCCTGTTCGCGGCCGGTGCCGGGGCGCTGGTGTGGGTCCGGGCGCGACGCCGGTCGGTACGCGCAGGCTGA